A DNA window from Deltaproteobacteria bacterium contains the following coding sequences:
- a CDS encoding ornithine cyclodeaminase family protein: MNQETLLLSKEDVKACIDMTRCLDIVEQVFRAHGEGKVVMPAKLGLDLGETGGWPPYDAFMNAMPAYVGPFDAAGLKWAGGWKRNPARGLPYVMATVLLIDCETGRLLSVMEGSHITNLRTGAATGVAAKYLARKEATTAAIIGAGTQGRMQVRALSVAFNLEEVRVIDIRREASERFALEMGKELGLRIRLAENAQQAVDGADIIVTATVAHEILVRREWVSPGAFIASVGSYPELDPRIIFDADKVLVDSWAQNRHRGELSVLVEEGRFTEDRLYGEVGEVVAGKKTGRDNNEQILVACLIGLGSHDVGCAHFVYHEAEKRGMGTRFSFGQDQFD, from the coding sequence GTGAACCAAGAGACCCTGTTACTCTCGAAGGAAGACGTAAAGGCCTGTATCGACATGACCAGATGCCTCGACATCGTCGAACAGGTCTTCAGGGCCCACGGGGAGGGAAAAGTCGTCATGCCCGCCAAACTCGGCCTCGATCTGGGAGAGACCGGTGGGTGGCCTCCCTATGATGCCTTCATGAATGCAATGCCGGCCTATGTTGGTCCCTTCGACGCGGCCGGACTCAAGTGGGCCGGAGGGTGGAAGCGCAACCCGGCAAGAGGCCTTCCATACGTGATGGCCACGGTTCTGCTGATAGACTGCGAGACAGGACGGCTCCTGTCGGTCATGGAGGGGAGCCACATCACGAACCTGAGGACAGGGGCTGCGACCGGCGTAGCCGCAAAATACCTGGCCCGCAAGGAGGCAACAACAGCCGCGATTATCGGGGCGGGGACTCAGGGGAGAATGCAGGTCCGCGCCCTCTCGGTCGCATTCAACCTGGAAGAGGTCAGGGTAATCGATATCAGGCGGGAAGCCTCGGAAAGATTCGCTCTTGAGATGGGTAAGGAGCTCGGCCTCAGGATCCGACTCGCAGAAAACGCGCAGCAGGCCGTCGATGGGGCCGATATCATCGTGACCGCTACCGTGGCCCATGAAATCCTCGTGAGGAGGGAATGGGTATCCCCTGGTGCCTTTATTGCCTCTGTCGGCTCGTATCCGGAACTCGATCCCAGGATTATCTTCGATGCCGACAAGGTCCTGGTGGACAGCTGGGCCCAGAACAGACACAGGGGTGAGCTTTCGGTTCTGGTCGAAGAGGGCAGATTCACAGAGGATCGACTCTACGGGGAAGTCGGAGAAGTCGTAGCCGGAAAGAAGACGGGGCGCGATAATAACGAGCAGATTCTCGTGGCCTGTTTGATCGGCCTTGGCTCCCACGATGTCGGGTGTGCCCACTTCGTATACCACGAAGCGGAAAAGCGCGGGATGGGGACCCGTTTCTCCTTTGGCCAGGACCAGTTCGACTGA
- a CDS encoding monomethylamine:corrinoid methyltransferase yields MPDFLDFMERAVTGPIVSEHDFYMKTLIPSIRRLLDDFDIKYDPTSPLPWDDNLADRLFEAAIELLAATGVYCDGTNRIISMDREEIKEALEGLPEGRTFGEGSERRLFVSRKPGDSRPPWCHVGTGIVASSEDIATAEVEGYGRIPEANSISIPALNRVRGMPVIGGSPLEIHATINSVQAGRRALWRCGRPGLPILNLISSATTAVATIAGTHPTFGLRPSDGWLIDVIAEMKVNFETLNRLAFVLITGGNVGSAALPILGGYGGGPAGTALLMAAYYLVGILLFRAVYHLTGPIHFNHGCSTTRGCLWVFSVVGRATSRNTRFPAIGLGYSAAGPCTRMYFYETAAVNLCCVTSGYGGVQTVHPARAVIEDGVTPLEALFNVETAYAATGMEPERANELVDRLLEKYEKDIENAPPGKRYQECYDMGTKAPLEEYVRLYGETKEELAKMGIPFGR; encoded by the coding sequence ATGCCGGATTTCCTCGACTTCATGGAGCGGGCCGTTACCGGCCCTATCGTCTCTGAACACGATTTCTATATGAAGACCCTCATCCCGAGCATCAGAAGGCTTCTGGATGACTTCGATATCAAATACGACCCCACAAGCCCCCTGCCGTGGGACGACAACCTTGCAGACCGCCTGTTTGAGGCGGCTATCGAACTCCTGGCCGCCACAGGCGTTTACTGCGACGGGACGAACCGTATCATTTCCATGGACCGGGAGGAGATCAAAGAAGCGCTCGAGGGCCTGCCAGAGGGCCGGACCTTCGGCGAGGGAAGCGAGCGCCGCCTCTTCGTATCCCGGAAGCCTGGAGACAGCCGCCCTCCCTGGTGCCACGTGGGAACGGGCATTGTCGCCTCCTCAGAGGATATCGCCACGGCCGAGGTGGAGGGGTACGGCAGGATTCCAGAGGCCAATTCCATCAGCATCCCGGCCCTCAACCGGGTCAGGGGGATGCCGGTCATCGGAGGGTCCCCCCTGGAGATTCATGCAACGATCAACTCCGTCCAGGCCGGACGCAGGGCGCTCTGGCGGTGCGGCAGGCCCGGCCTTCCCATTCTCAATCTCATATCCTCTGCGACCACGGCCGTGGCGACCATCGCCGGCACCCACCCCACCTTCGGCCTTCGGCCTTCGGACGGTTGGCTTATAGATGTGATCGCCGAGATGAAGGTCAACTTCGAGACTCTGAACCGGCTGGCCTTCGTTCTCATCACCGGGGGGAACGTGGGATCCGCGGCCCTCCCCATACTCGGAGGCTATGGCGGAGGGCCTGCCGGAACGGCCCTCTTGATGGCGGCTTACTACCTGGTCGGGATACTCCTCTTCCGGGCCGTCTATCACCTCACCGGACCGATCCATTTCAATCATGGCTGTTCAACCACCCGGGGCTGCCTGTGGGTCTTCTCGGTAGTCGGACGGGCCACCAGCCGGAATACCAGGTTTCCTGCCATCGGCCTGGGCTATTCCGCAGCAGGGCCGTGCACCCGAATGTACTTCTACGAAACGGCCGCGGTCAATCTCTGCTGCGTGACCTCCGGATACGGAGGGGTCCAAACCGTCCATCCTGCAAGGGCGGTCATCGAGGACGGGGTCACCCCCCTGGAAGCCCTTTTCAACGTGGAGACGGCCTATGCGGCAACGGGCATGGAGCCCGAGAGGGCGAACGAACTGGTCGACCGGCTCCTGGAAAAGTACGAGAAAGATATCGAAAATGCACCTCCGGGAAAGCGTTACCAGGAGTGTTACGACATGGGGACAAAAGCTCCCCTGGAGGAATACGTGAGACTTTACGGCGAGACCAAGGAGGAGTTGGCCAAGATGGGAATCCCCTTTGGGCGGTAA
- a CDS encoding phosphotransferase, whose protein sequence is MKETGETEYLRSLISENYDIGELIEARRSARGYVNTSYEIITGKNGRDCRYFLRRYREDIEEKEVRFEHSIIEHLMSKNFRAVAGLVYTREGRSYVRRFVEEQSGGEPLLFALFDFLPGEDRYTWDNPACKRKEIESAAALLARYHDTVSDLTPSGRRKEARIIDLLHQLGHCLRNWADMAGTTVFDACFLANFDYMLNAVRRIRASIEGREYERMVQLPIHCDYHPGNLKFQEEKATGLFDFDWSKIDARCFDVALGITYFCSEWGRESEGGLRLDKITIFLSSYQKALQEGELLRPLDEAEIRYLPSMIGASNAYILRWVLGDFYAKRGDPQRYLLYLQHSMELMRWFESRSCRTLLEETIMESSEPAACAGS, encoded by the coding sequence TTGAAAGAGACCGGGGAAACCGAATACTTGAGATCTCTCATCTCGGAAAACTACGACATAGGGGAACTGATCGAAGCCAGAAGGTCTGCCCGTGGATACGTCAACACGAGTTATGAGATCATAACAGGAAAGAACGGCAGAGACTGCCGGTATTTTCTCCGGAGATACAGGGAAGATATAGAAGAAAAGGAAGTCAGGTTTGAACACTCAATAATCGAACACTTAATGAGCAAGAACTTCAGGGCCGTCGCGGGGCTTGTCTACACCAGGGAAGGGAGAAGTTATGTCCGGAGATTTGTCGAGGAGCAAAGCGGTGGAGAGCCCCTGCTTTTCGCCCTTTTCGATTTCCTGCCGGGGGAGGACAGATACACCTGGGATAACCCAGCTTGCAAAAGGAAGGAGATCGAAAGCGCAGCGGCCCTTCTCGCCAGGTATCATGACACGGTTTCCGACCTGACCCCCTCAGGAAGACGAAAGGAGGCCAGGATCATAGATCTGTTGCATCAGTTGGGACATTGCCTGAGAAACTGGGCCGACATGGCGGGAACTACCGTTTTTGATGCCTGTTTTCTGGCCAACTTCGACTACATGCTCAATGCGGTCAGGCGAATCCGAGCCTCTATCGAAGGGAGAGAATACGAAAGAATGGTCCAACTGCCGATCCACTGCGACTATCACCCTGGAAACCTCAAATTCCAGGAAGAAAAGGCAACCGGCCTTTTCGATTTCGACTGGTCAAAAATCGATGCCAGGTGCTTTGATGTAGCCCTGGGCATAACGTACTTCTGTTCCGAATGGGGACGAGAAAGTGAGGGGGGGCTTCGACTGGACAAGATAACGATCTTTCTGAGCAGCTACCAGAAGGCTCTTCAGGAAGGGGAATTGCTACGGCCACTCGATGAGGCAGAAATCAGGTACCTGCCCTCCATGATTGGGGCGAGCAACGCCTATATTCTGCGCTGGGTGCTGGGCGACTTTTATGCAAAGCGGGGCGATCCTCAAAGGTACCTGCTCTATCTCCAGCATAGCATGGAGTTGATGCGATGGTTCGAGAGCAGGTCTTGCCGGACCCTGCTGGAAGAGACTATTATGGAATCTTCAGAGCCCGCAGCCTGTGCCGGGTCCTGA
- a CDS encoding corrinoid protein, with product MEKQEIMENLARGVVDGDPEACRQNAREALREGIDPLDAVEQGLSGGMGVVGDRFERGEVYLPELLMAADAFNAAMEILRPEMEAQNKELAKIGTVLLGTVKGDVHNIGKNIVATVLETRGFSVVDMGVDIPSLGFIEEAKKVKADVIALSSLMTTSMPAQREVIETLKEMNLRDRYLVIVGGGPVSKEWADQIGADGYGKSAVEAVQIIKGLLATRG from the coding sequence ATGGAAAAGCAAGAGATCATGGAGAATCTGGCCAGGGGCGTTGTGGATGGAGACCCCGAGGCGTGCCGGCAGAACGCCAGGGAGGCCCTCAGGGAGGGGATAGATCCATTGGATGCGGTGGAGCAGGGACTTTCCGGGGGAATGGGGGTGGTGGGAGACCGTTTTGAACGGGGCGAGGTCTATCTGCCGGAACTCCTGATGGCAGCGGATGCGTTCAATGCGGCCATGGAAATCCTCCGGCCCGAGATGGAGGCCCAGAACAAGGAGCTCGCCAAAATCGGCACGGTTCTTCTCGGGACGGTAAAGGGAGACGTACACAATATCGGCAAGAACATCGTGGCCACCGTCTTGGAGACCCGCGGGTTCTCGGTGGTGGACATGGGAGTGGACATCCCCTCATTGGGCTTTATCGAGGAGGCCAAGAAGGTGAAGGCCGACGTTATCGCCCTCTCATCCCTAATGACCACGAGCATGCCGGCCCAGCGTGAGGTCATAGAAACCCTCAAGGAGATGAACCTGAGGGACAGGTACCTGGTGATCGTGGGAGGCGGACCGGTCAGCAAGGAGTGGGCCGACCAGATCGGTGCGGACGGATATGGGAAGTCGGCCGTGGAGGCTGTACAGATCATAAAGGGCCTCCTCGCTACAAGAGGCTAG
- a CDS encoding AAA family ATPase: MKEGEIFAIFSFQKGETGMTVTEPDSAYLRQRAVEQLLNSFSSPFPPMTPRRLAGRVTLPGKATAIVGMRRAGKTTFLNQIRQAWVERGIARERLPYLNFEDERLVGFSVEHFSLVVEEYYRRFPALRGRETVLWCLDEIQVVHGWERFVRRLLDTEKVEVFVSGSSAALLSREVATSMRGRAWEVRIFSFGFEEYLRHHGRRLPGGDRSSPKVFALFSTRSFRKAVFWPSRGSRLE, from the coding sequence TTGAAAGAAGGAGAAATATTCGCTATATTCTCCTTCCAGAAAGGAGAAACCGGGATGACAGTTACTGAACCAGACTCGGCCTACCTCCGCCAGAGAGCCGTCGAGCAACTACTCAACTCTTTCAGTAGTCCCTTTCCGCCAATGACCCCCCGCCGACTAGCCGGGCGCGTGACGCTACCTGGTAAGGCAACGGCTATTGTTGGTATGCGCCGCGCAGGTAAGACGACGTTCTTGAACCAGATCAGGCAAGCGTGGGTCGAGCGGGGAATTGCCCGGGAGCGGCTTCCGTATCTGAACTTTGAGGATGAACGGCTCGTCGGATTCAGCGTTGAGCATTTCTCCTTGGTAGTTGAGGAATACTATCGCCGATTTCCCGCTCTGCGCGGCCGTGAAACGGTCCTCTGGTGCTTGGATGAGATCCAAGTGGTGCATGGATGGGAGCGGTTTGTACGCCGACTTCTCGACACCGAGAAGGTCGAAGTGTTTGTCAGCGGCTCGTCGGCAGCTTTGCTTTCTCGCGAAGTTGCAACGTCCATGCGTGGCCGTGCGTGGGAGGTAAGGATCTTTTCTTTCGGCTTCGAGGAATACCTTCGCCACCATGGCAGGCGGTTGCCCGGCGGAGATCGAAGTTCCCCTAAGGTCTTTGCGTTGTTCAGCACGCGAAGCTTTCGCAAAGCAGTCTTTTGGCCGTCCCGCGGCAGCCGCTTGGAGTAG
- a CDS encoding molybdopterin-dependent oxidoreductase produces MSTYSHIGKAIRRVDGVEKVTGRARYTVDIRLPGMLYGKLLRSPHPHARILHIDTGKARKLGGVRGVITAEDTRKIAYGNWRRYPHLMDEYPLTPDKARFIGDEVAAVAAIDEDTAEEALTLIDVEYEVLPAVFDPEEAMKEGAPQIHEGPTVKNNVSETRHIEFGDVDEGFKVCDAVREDVFDIHAVAHAAMEPHNSVAQYDLQGRLTIWTGTQVPYFIQILLAQTLGMKEGDIRVIRPHVGGGWGGKMELFKDQYCAAHLSMVTGRPVKIEYTREEEFACTRHRTAMKYYVKTGFNEDGTLVAKECKAILDGGAYNAMGPTALYLTGFFQNFPYTIPNYRYDGYHVYTNKSPSSAMRGFGGPQAEFTCDSQIDMIAEQLGMDPAEIRLKNGMEPGHEIKGYCKVTSCGFKECMDRVMESTRWKEKRGRLPRGKGIGMGCYGFMSGGVFNWIDTPYAFSAAMVRIGRDGMVDVYVGSSEIGQGSDTVMAQIAAEELGIPMDYVRVTSGDTLVCPPDLGAWGSRQTLMTGNAVKMAARDAKQKLLDVAAGMMGPNIVYELDAKDGRIFLRERPERGVPYQDVVKVAVRSNHGQAIVGRGHYTPHGKGMVSPAFSFGAQVAEVEVDEETGRVSLVQVTTAHDCGQVINQLGVEGQLEGAFVMGQGYVLSENLITDEGMVLNPSFVDYKLMRATDVPDNFTSLLVETHEPEGPFGAKEAGEGLTNPSAGCIANAIYDAVGVRICDLPITPEKVLKALEEQRKGKRKE; encoded by the coding sequence ATGAGCACCTATTCCCACATCGGTAAGGCGATTCGCCGGGTGGACGGTGTTGAAAAGGTCACGGGAAGGGCCAGGTATACGGTGGATATCCGGCTGCCCGGAATGCTGTACGGCAAGCTCTTGAGAAGCCCCCATCCCCATGCAAGAATCCTTCACATCGATACGGGGAAGGCGCGGAAGCTTGGAGGGGTCCGGGGGGTGATCACGGCGGAGGACACTCGAAAGATCGCCTACGGGAACTGGAGGCGCTATCCCCACCTCATGGACGAGTATCCCCTGACCCCGGACAAGGCCCGGTTTATCGGTGACGAGGTTGCCGCTGTGGCTGCGATTGATGAAGATACAGCAGAGGAGGCCCTGACCCTGATCGATGTGGAATACGAGGTTCTTCCCGCTGTATTCGATCCGGAAGAGGCCATGAAGGAGGGGGCTCCGCAGATTCACGAGGGCCCCACGGTAAAGAACAACGTGAGTGAAACGCGACACATCGAGTTCGGCGACGTTGACGAGGGCTTCAAGGTGTGTGATGCGGTCCGGGAAGACGTTTTTGATATTCACGCCGTCGCCCATGCGGCCATGGAGCCCCACAATTCTGTGGCCCAGTATGACCTCCAGGGAAGGCTCACCATATGGACCGGGACCCAGGTCCCCTACTTCATTCAGATCCTGCTGGCCCAGACCCTGGGGATGAAAGAGGGCGATATTCGGGTGATTCGGCCCCATGTGGGCGGGGGATGGGGAGGCAAGATGGAGTTGTTCAAGGACCAGTACTGTGCCGCCCATCTCTCGATGGTTACCGGAAGGCCTGTCAAGATCGAATACACCCGTGAAGAGGAGTTCGCCTGCACCCGCCACCGTACGGCCATGAAGTACTATGTAAAGACAGGATTCAACGAGGATGGAACCCTGGTGGCCAAGGAGTGCAAGGCGATTCTCGACGGAGGAGCCTATAACGCCATGGGTCCCACGGCCCTCTATCTCACAGGGTTTTTCCAGAATTTCCCTTACACGATTCCGAACTATCGGTACGATGGGTATCATGTCTACACGAACAAGTCTCCTTCATCAGCCATGAGGGGTTTTGGGGGACCCCAGGCGGAGTTTACCTGCGACTCGCAGATCGACATGATCGCCGAACAACTGGGCATGGATCCGGCTGAAATCCGTCTGAAAAACGGCATGGAGCCCGGCCACGAGATCAAGGGGTACTGCAAGGTGACGAGCTGTGGGTTCAAGGAGTGTATGGACCGTGTCATGGAGAGTACCCGATGGAAAGAGAAGCGGGGCCGACTTCCGCGCGGGAAGGGGATCGGCATGGGCTGCTATGGCTTCATGTCAGGGGGGGTTTTCAACTGGATCGACACCCCCTATGCTTTCTCTGCCGCCATGGTTCGTATCGGCCGGGATGGAATGGTCGATGTCTACGTGGGTTCCTCCGAGATCGGACAGGGGTCTGACACGGTCATGGCTCAGATTGCGGCCGAGGAGCTGGGAATCCCCATGGACTATGTGCGGGTGACCTCTGGAGACACCCTGGTGTGTCCGCCAGACCTCGGAGCCTGGGGGAGCCGGCAGACCCTCATGACAGGGAATGCCGTGAAGATGGCGGCGCGGGACGCCAAGCAGAAGCTCCTCGATGTGGCAGCGGGGATGATGGGACCGAATATCGTGTACGAACTCGATGCAAAGGACGGGAGGATATTCCTCAGGGAGCGTCCCGAAAGGGGGGTGCCTTACCAGGATGTGGTAAAGGTGGCCGTGCGGAGCAACCACGGACAGGCGATCGTGGGCAGGGGCCACTATACGCCTCACGGGAAGGGGATGGTCTCACCGGCATTTTCCTTTGGTGCCCAGGTGGCGGAGGTTGAGGTGGACGAGGAGACGGGCAGGGTCTCGCTCGTCCAGGTGACCACGGCTCACGACTGCGGGCAGGTGATCAATCAGCTCGGGGTCGAGGGACAGCTCGAAGGGGCATTTGTCATGGGACAGGGGTATGTCCTGTCTGAGAACCTTATTACGGACGAGGGGATGGTACTCAACCCGTCCTTTGTCGATTACAAACTGATGCGGGCGACCGATGTACCGGACAATTTTACCTCCCTTTTGGTCGAGACCCACGAGCCGGAGGGTCCTTTTGGTGCCAAGGAGGCTGGAGAGGGACTGACCAACCCCAGCGCCGGATGTATCGCCAATGCGATCTACGATGCTGTAGGGGTGAGAATCTGCGACCTGCCGATCACGCCGGAAAAGGTCCTCAAGGCTCTTGAGGAGCAGAGAAAAGGGAAGCGAAAAGAATAG
- a CDS encoding acetyl ornithine aminotransferase family protein: MEKKPLIATELPGPRARDLLERNKKYRYPQGPFTLEFVAEKAEGAFIEDVDGNRFLDFMGGIAVLSTGSCHPRVVKAVQDQLGRFLHVGPLLFFDAEVRLAEKITALAPGETPMRVFLGNSGTESIEAALKVARYKTKRGAIISFTGSFHGRTLGAMSVSASKVTHRKHMGPLLPEVYFAHFPYCYRCPFHLAREECGLYCLTYIREVLFQKVISPEDVAAIIVEPIQGEGGYIVPPPEFLPALRELTREFGILLIADEIQTGAGRTGRFFAVEHWEVEPDIICLAKGIASGLPIGIMLAREDVLAWEPGAHGTTFGGNPLSCVASLETIDLLTGGLIDSAAQVGRWILDRLREMQEHYEIIGDVRGKGLMIGIEIVKDKKTKTVDPDRRKEIIKKAYQKGLILLECGASAIRICPPLVLSREEADLGLSILRESIEAASVSQS, encoded by the coding sequence ATGGAGAAAAAACCCCTTATCGCCACCGAACTTCCCGGCCCCCGTGCCAGGGACCTATTGGAGCGGAACAAGAAGTACCGCTACCCCCAGGGACCCTTCACCCTCGAATTCGTTGCAGAAAAGGCGGAGGGGGCCTTTATCGAAGATGTGGACGGAAACCGCTTTCTCGATTTCATGGGAGGCATAGCCGTGCTCAGCACCGGGTCCTGCCATCCCAGGGTGGTCAAGGCGGTGCAAGACCAGCTCGGCAGGTTCCTCCACGTGGGTCCTCTGCTCTTCTTTGATGCCGAGGTCCGCCTTGCAGAGAAGATCACGGCACTGGCCCCCGGAGAGACTCCCATGAGGGTTTTTCTGGGAAACTCGGGGACCGAATCGATCGAGGCGGCCCTAAAGGTAGCAAGGTACAAGACCAAAAGAGGGGCGATAATCTCCTTCACAGGATCTTTTCACGGAAGGACCCTCGGAGCCATGTCGGTCAGTGCGAGCAAGGTCACCCACAGAAAGCACATGGGCCCTCTTCTCCCGGAGGTCTACTTCGCTCATTTTCCGTACTGTTACCGGTGTCCCTTTCATCTGGCCCGCGAAGAATGCGGGCTTTACTGCCTCACGTACATCAGGGAGGTACTCTTCCAAAAGGTAATCTCCCCGGAGGACGTCGCCGCCATAATCGTGGAACCCATCCAGGGGGAAGGGGGCTATATCGTCCCACCACCGGAATTTCTGCCCGCTTTGAGAGAGCTCACCCGGGAGTTCGGGATCCTTCTTATCGCGGATGAGATACAGACAGGGGCGGGCCGAACCGGCCGGTTCTTCGCGGTGGAGCACTGGGAGGTCGAGCCGGATATCATCTGTCTGGCCAAGGGGATCGCCTCTGGATTGCCCATCGGCATCATGCTCGCCAGGGAGGACGTTTTGGCTTGGGAGCCAGGTGCCCACGGGACGACCTTCGGAGGAAACCCACTCTCCTGTGTGGCGAGCCTCGAAACCATCGACCTCCTCACCGGCGGGCTCATCGACAGTGCCGCCCAGGTGGGCCGATGGATACTCGACCGGCTCAGAGAGATGCAGGAGCATTACGAAATCATTGGCGACGTGCGGGGAAAGGGGCTGATGATAGGTATCGAAATCGTAAAGGACAAAAAGACCAAGACCGTCGACCCTGACAGGCGGAAGGAGATCATCAAGAAGGCTTACCAGAAGGGGCTCATCCTGCTTGAGTGCGGTGCCAGTGCAATTCGCATATGCCCGCCCCTTGTGCTGAGCCGGGAGGAAGCCGACCTGGGGCTCTCGATTCTCAGGGAGTCGATTGAGGCGGCCTCCGTTTCCCAGTCATAG
- a CDS encoding YIP1 family protein, whose product MHGSNQSEPACRVVLLGPASESSREKLILGLQQRFRLTPRQAESLVQRAPTVVKRGISLEKAQSFAYHLEQIGARVRIDRVFHEEEAPAPQGGKPEPEEGVPPGSSRISTEPRCPWEEMDDLGFLRALFGTIGEVLFHPSRFYSRMPIGKGLLHPLIFAIVMGVLGGLIGLVYEFLMMLLLGRIFQPQGLGNFGVPVLIASAIGLPLLTIIYVFVGSGILHVCLMIVRGNRKGFEATFRVVAYAMSTQILAVVPLLGGIAGTIWTPVIQIIGLRESHEISSGRAAFAIFLPLLVLLGFVVAIFLIMIPIIFKSPGVTLRF is encoded by the coding sequence TTGCACGGATCCAATCAGAGCGAGCCTGCATGCCGGGTCGTGCTTTTGGGACCGGCCAGCGAGTCTTCCCGCGAGAAGCTCATCCTCGGCCTTCAGCAGCGCTTCAGGCTGACGCCCCGGCAAGCGGAAAGCCTCGTTCAAAGGGCTCCCACCGTTGTCAAGAGGGGAATCTCTCTCGAGAAGGCCCAGTCCTTCGCCTACCACCTGGAACAGATCGGCGCCAGAGTGAGGATCGACCGCGTCTTCCACGAAGAGGAGGCCCCCGCCCCTCAAGGAGGCAAACCGGAACCTGAGGAGGGGGTTCCACCAGGATCGAGCCGAATCTCTACCGAACCCCGGTGCCCGTGGGAAGAGATGGATGATCTGGGGTTTCTCAGGGCTCTTTTCGGCACAATCGGTGAGGTGCTCTTCCATCCTTCCCGTTTCTACTCCCGGATGCCTATCGGGAAGGGACTCCTCCACCCGCTGATCTTCGCCATCGTGATGGGCGTGCTGGGGGGGTTGATCGGCCTTGTTTACGAGTTTCTCATGATGCTTCTGCTGGGCCGCATCTTCCAGCCCCAGGGTCTTGGGAATTTCGGTGTTCCCGTGCTCATTGCTTCTGCCATCGGCCTTCCCCTGCTCACCATAATCTACGTCTTTGTGGGCAGCGGGATTCTCCACGTCTGCCTGATGATCGTCAGAGGAAACAGGAAGGGATTTGAGGCCACCTTCAGGGTCGTGGCATACGCGATGAGCACCCAGATCCTCGCGGTTGTCCCATTGCTCGGAGGCATAGCCGGTACGATATGGACACCTGTCATCCAAATCATCGGTCTCCGGGAATCCCATGAAATATCAAGCGGGAGGGCGGCCTTCGCCATTTTCCTCCCCCTGCTGGTACTTCTCGGTTTTGTCGTGGCCATCTTTCTGATAATGATCCCCATCATCTTCAAGAGCCCGGGGGTCACCCTTCGGTTTTGA
- the trpS gene encoding tryptophan--tRNA ligase, whose amino-acid sequence MERIFSGIQPTGEIHIGNYLGAIQNWVKLTESYDCIYCIVDYHAISIEYEPLLMQQRILDTALINIACGLTKEKCALFVQSHVQQHTELAWIFNCLTPVGDLERMTQFKQKARQHRKNVNMGLLDYPVLQAADILIYKAGYVPVGKDQYQHVELTREIARRFNSRFGQVFPEPQVLESKTPKILGLDGKQKMSKSMNNYIGMLESPDAIWEKLRTAVTDVGRVRRHDPGNPKKCNIYSLHRAFSNTQEVKQVARDCRKAAIGCIDCKRILWKNMVAHLAPIQQRALELQGDIGSVKETLAEGADRCRAIASAVMNEVRDRMGLTPSK is encoded by the coding sequence ATGGAAAGGATTTTCAGCGGAATTCAGCCCACAGGGGAGATCCACATAGGAAACTATCTCGGGGCGATTCAGAACTGGGTGAAACTCACCGAGTCCTACGATTGCATTTACTGCATTGTGGACTACCATGCCATCTCAATCGAGTATGAACCCCTCCTCATGCAGCAAAGGATCCTCGACACGGCTTTGATAAACATCGCCTGCGGCCTGACAAAGGAAAAGTGTGCCCTCTTCGTCCAATCCCATGTCCAGCAGCACACGGAACTCGCCTGGATATTCAACTGCTTGACCCCGGTGGGAGACCTTGAAAGGATGACCCAGTTCAAGCAGAAGGCAAGACAGCATCGCAAGAACGTGAACATGGGGCTGCTCGACTACCCCGTGCTCCAGGCTGCGGACATCCTGATATACAAGGCCGGCTACGTCCCTGTGGGAAAGGACCAGTACCAGCACGTCGAGCTGACCCGCGAGATCGCCCGGAGATTCAATTCCAGATTCGGCCAGGTCTTCCCCGAACCCCAGGTCCTGGAGTCCAAGACCCCAAAGATACTCGGCCTCGACGGAAAACAGAAGATGTCCAAGAGCATGAACAACTATATCGGCATGCTCGAATCCCCTGATGCGATTTGGGAAAAGCTTCGCACGGCCGTGACCGATGTCGGCAGAGTGAGACGCCACGATCCGGGTAATCCAAAAAAGTGCAACATCTACAGCCTCCATCGGGCCTTCTCGAACACCCAAGAGGTCAAGCAGGTGGCCCGTGATTGCCGGAAAGCCGCCATAGGGTGCATAGACTGCAAGAGAATTCTATGGAAAAACATGGTGGCCCACCTCGCTCCCATCCAGCAGAGGGCTCTCGAGCTCCAGGGCGATATCGGCTCTGTCAAGGAGACCCTGGCCGAGGGGGCCGATCGCTGCCGGGCGATAGCCTCGGCGGTGATGAACGAGGTCAGAGACAGGATGGGTCTTACCCCTTCCAAGTAG